The DNA segment CGGCAAACCATCCCTGTCAGCACGAACCCAAGTGGAGCTATGGTTTATGCCGATGGCGCGCAAATCTGCATCAGCCCGTGCTCAGTCAAACTTGAACGCCGATCTGATCATCTCATTACCCTTCTCAAAGATGGGTATGAACAGGAAGACGTCACTATCGTCCGTAGATTCAAGCCTGACAAAGCTCTCCGAGACGGCATTTTCACGGGCGTCTTCAAAGGAGGCAACTCCGAGGAAATCGGCCCGCAGATAGCGCAGGAAATAGCAAAAGAAATGGACAAGCAGGAGCGGAGCGGCGAGGCGTATGAACTGCGCCCCACAATTCTCACGATAACCTTGCAGCCAAAAATCTACTAGGATATCATGGCACGATATTTCAGACATTATAGCAAGAAAGGGCGCTCCAACCGCATGGTCAGCCTGACCAATGCTCTGCCCCGATTCCTTGGCAAGCTGGACACAACCGGCAGCTTGGACCTGATCCACCTCTGGCGCTCGTGGGATGATCTTATGGGAGAGATGGCTTCGGTCGCACGTCCATTGGGACACAGGAAAAAAAAGCTGATCCTCGCAGCAGAAGACCCCATGGTCATGCAGGAGGCCCAATTTCTCGCTCCCATGATTCTTGAAATCGTGAATGGCTTTTTAGGTCAAGAAGTCTTTGACAAAGTGGTATTCGAACTGCTAAACGGCAGAGTTCCTTTGGACGGGGAGTTTTCCGTGGAAGCACCACCTCTGCCCAAGGAACCAACAAAGCCTAAGAAATTAGGCGGTTTGAATAAAGATCTGGACCCTGAATCTCCTCTGGGACGATGCTATAGGGCATACCAGCGAATGTTCGAAGAGATTTGATAAATTTTCGCCTCCGGGCATTTTTTAAGGAGAGACACCATGAGTGAAGAAGTAAAAGAAATTTCGTTTGACGAGCTTGGCCTGACCAAAACGCTTGAGAAAATGACAGCGAAAGAGCTGCGCACCCTGTGCGTGAAAAAGCTCCCCATGATCACCGGAGCATCCGGTAAGGACAAGGACCAACTGGTTCAGGAAATCAAGGCCATCTTCGGTATTGTCGAAGAGGAGCAGGTCTCCCCTTACAAGAAGCAGATTGCCGAGATCAAACAGCAGATTCGCACCATGCGTACCGAGAAATTGGCCATGGAAGACAACGCCAAACGCGACCGTATCCGCCGTCAGATCAACAAGCTGAAGAAGCGTACTCGTCAGCTCGCCAAAGCAGTGTAAATTCTGCAAAAAAAGATGCAAAAAGAAGTTGACATAGAGGCTTCAAACCCTTAAATCATCTTCTCGTTGCTGGGCTGTCGTTCAATTGGCAGGACGACGGGTTCTGGTTCCGTTAATCAAGGTTCGAGTCCTTGCAGCCCAGCCAACTTTCTGCGTCCCCATCGTCTAGTCTGGTCCAGGACGACGGCCTTTCACGCCGTTAACAGGGGTTCAAATCCCCTTGGGGACGCCACGGAAATACAGCGGGTTTCATCAAACGATGAGACCCGCTTTCCTTTTGTGCACCATGACATGAAAAGCCCCCCCCCTGAGAGACGCAGTTTCTTCAAGACTTATTTCCATCCCCCTTTGCCCGAATCCCCTTGCATACTGCATCCGGGACGGATTTCCAGACAAAGGCTCCCTACTCCCTCACCGGATCCGCCTCAGCTCTTACAGACGCAAAAAAACGCCTTCCAAAACCCAAGGGGTTCAAAAGGCGTCAACACGCTCCTTTTCCACTGAGCCTACTGACCAAAGAAGAACATCACTAACACGGCAGCCAGTCCACTTCAGCAAAGCAAGAACACAGGGTCAGACATTGTAAACTGATTATTCCCCTTATTGATTCCCGTGAGCTTCAAGAATCCGTGCTTTGATATACTCCAGAATTCCTGCATCCTCCGCATCAAAACAATGCCCATCCTCTCCCAGCAATCCACCAGGAACAAAATCACCGAGTTCCTCTGGGTCGGTAATGGTATCACCAAAGAAACAGACAGAAAGCCACCGCTCGGCAGGATCATCATCAATAACATCCACCATGACAAACAAAGGACGCTTCTCTTGAGAGGTCTTCTTCCCGCGCATGGAGTATGTGATCCCAGGACGGGCAATAAAATGAATCTGAGTCTCTTCCAACGATTCGAGCAGTTTTTTCAGTTCAATGAAAAGTGGCTTTGCACCCGCGATATCCTGATCCCATGCAGTAACAAACTCTTCGAGTTCCATATGTCGTTTTCCTCGCAGTTCGAGAAGTTCCGGTCCTCGGCAACACGACGATTGACTTCCGCTAAAGATCAGAAATAATGCCAGCAGAATTCAACAGGACCGTCTTCCCCGGATTGGGGTTGATAAAAGTTGATCCACAAGGCCAACTCCGTGGACTTGCGGCACATACCAATTATTCGAGAGTTCTTCAAGGAAGCATGGAGACTCGACCACCCACTGTTGCTACTCAAAATGTATCAAAAAAGGTTGCGGGAGGACTGACGCAGCCCGCAACCTGGAGGATTGATACATGCAGTGGCACCGTGCCCTTCGCAATGCTCAGGATCAGCCGATGCAGACAGGCTTGATGTTGACGAACTCGCGAATTCCCCAGACACCAAGCTCTCGACCGTACCCCGAAGACCCGGTCCCACCGAAAGGCAGATGCACATCACTTCTGACCAGACCATTGACAAACACACACCCTGTCCTGATCCGACCAGCTATTTCCACACCCTTCTCTTCATCTCCGGTCCAAACAGACCCACCAAGACCGAAGGGAGTATCATTTGCAAGCGCAAGAGCCTCATCAACAGACGAAACCTTGAAAACCAGAGCAACCGGCCCGAACAACTCTTCCCGTGCGACCGAGGCATCTGGAGGAAGGTCCGTGATGATGGTCGGCGGATAATAAAACCCCGGCCCTTTTGGCAGCGCGCCCCCGAGACGAAGAACTCCTCCTGACTCGACACAACGGTCAACCTGCTCCTGCAATTCCTCACGCAGTGTCCCTGAGGACATCGGTCCCATATCCGTCGCGCTTTCGAGAGGATCGCCTATCACCAGTTTGGACATACTTTCAGACAACCGGGAAACAAATGTCTCGTACACTTCCTCGAAAACAATGAAACGTTTGGCTGCAATACAGGTTTGCCCGGTATTCCCACAACGGGAAAGCGTTGCCACGCGAACCGCTTCGTCCATATCCGCATCAGGCAAGAGGATGAATGGATCACTCCCCCCCAATTCCATCACTGACTTCTTCAGACGCGCTCCTGCCGCAGAAGCGACTTTGCGTCCGGCAGGTTCACTCCCGGTGAGGCTCACGGCAAAGACTGAAGGGTGATCAAGAACAGATTCGACCTGACGTGCTCCGATAAGTAATGTACGGAAGATATTCTCAGGCAATTCCGCTTCCTTGAATATCCTTTCAATGGCAAGTGCGCACTGGGGCACATTGGAAGCATGCTTCAAAACCATTGTATTCCCAGCCATCAAGGAGGGAGCAGCGATGCGAAAGACCTGCCAAAGCGGGAAATTCCATGGCATGACCGTCAGGACCGTGCCCATCGGCTCAAAAGTGACACAGGCCTTGCGCCCTACCCCTTCCACTCTTTCCGGAGCGAGCATACCCTCAGCTTCCTCAGCGTAGAAATCAAGGACAGCAGCGCACTTCCCGACCTCTCCTTCCCCCTGCCGAATGGGTTTCCCCATTTCACGCGCCATTATTACAGCCAATTCCGAAGCCTGGCTCCGAAGTTTTTGCGCAGCACGCTTCAAGCACGCTGCCCGGTAGGAAAAACTGGTTGTTCTCCAACTCTCCCAAGCTGTTGCCACATCATCCAAAATGGCATTGGTCTGTTCAAGAGAATAGGCATCATATGTTTCAAGCACTTCTTCAGTGGCTGGATTCAGACTTCGAATGGTCATATAAACACAAACTCCTTGCGGTTCGTTCACAGAACCACCTCCGACCGCATTCTTCGAAGGCGATTGCTTTAATTCCCATCAAAAATAAACACAAATTATCATGAGATCTTCCGAAAGAAGCCTTCATCATATCCTTTGCGGCTAAAGCACATACTATACCACAAGGAAAATCGTCAAATAAATTAATTAGTTACTAATTTTTACGTCTCGATATAGACACGCATCGATTCATTATTAAATCAGGCACAATCCCAACAGGCTGTATTTTCATACTTTATAGGCGATTCAAAAATGTATCGATCTTGGGTCATCTCTCTCGCACATGTCCCCGAACACGTGCAAAGTGGAAAATCCGGTGCCTCCAGGCCATAGAAAAGCCAGCAAAGAGGACACTCACAAGACACAAGGCTCCCATACAAAACACAATGGGCATGATCTGGTTAAAAGAAAAATTACTTTTGTATGACTTGCGCGTTGCAAAATATCCTCTTCGAAAATCATATGCCAGACAAAAAAACAATTCGTGTCGATTCAAAAATGAATCACCCTCATTCCTTTTCTATGCCGCCAGACATGACGACACTTGTAGAAAAGCCCAGAATAAAACCCTCCTCATGGACACAGACAACGAGCGCGCAAGTGTAAAGAAATAAAGAGATTTTACAGTGTTCAAGACAATAAATTTATCCCAACAATGCTTTCTATTCGCCACAGAGATAAGCGAAAAAAAAGCGCTCTTGCCAAAAAAAAATGAATTGATTCATTAAAAGGCTTGCCAGGTCTGAAATTATATGTAAAACAGCCCTTCCACAGACGAGAGAAGGTTGCTCCGAAAGGGCTTACAGCCCCTTTGACATGCCACCTCACAATGCGTCCCCATCGTCTAGTCTGGCCCAGGACGTCGGCCTTTCACGCCGTTAACAGGGGTTCAAATCCCCTTGGGGACGCCACGATAGCAAAAGAAGCAGTCGATTTCTCGACTGCTTCTTTTTTTGTACTCTCACGAGGACACTCTCTTACCCTCATGACGCTCCTATTTCACAACATCGACTTCTTCCCATGTATTCACGTCGGCGACACCGACGACCAGATCCGCCGTGGCGTCACGCATGGCTTGCATATGTGGAGTTCCCCCATGTGCCGCCAGATGGGTAGGGCTTTCCCATATTTCATAGAACAGAAAAACACTGCCGTATTCTGACCTATGCAAATCGTACCGCAGACAGCCTTCTTCTTCGCGAACCGCCGGAATGACTGCTTTGAGAGCCTTCTCCAATTCCTGTTCCATACCATCCTTGGCAACGACCGTTGCACTCACGAATATCAATCCCATAATTTCCTTCCTTTCTTTTCTCTCAAAATTCTCTCTCAACCCCACGCCCTCAACTTCTGAAACCTGTACCCAAATCACGTCATCACCTTATACAGTATGTCATGCGGAACACCAAATCATAATAAATTCTGCACATATCTCCACCCGAAGGGGACATCCCCTTCTCCCTCCGCCGCCCGAGCACCTCTCAAACAGATTGAGCCAATTCTGAAAAGTCCCCATCCCTCCGCCATTCCCGGTCGTAAACCTTCTGAGCTTGACCAACACCCTCCTCACAATGAACTCTTTCGGTTTTTTGTAACCCACACGGACGATACTTCGATTACTCTCATGTAACAGGTTTACTCCAGCCTGCATTCGCTCCTTGGGAGAGGGGAGACAGCACAATGGCTCTGTCTCGGATGCATGCATTCGGATGAACCAAGGTACAAGGAGATTGACTATGGAAATCGGTTCCATTGACGGAATGCAGCAAGGGATGTCCATGAGCGGTTTCCGCCGCCCCCCTGGCGAACCATCTGAAGACGCCGAAGACATGTCAACCAAGATCGTGGACGAGCAGGACACCAACGAAGATGGACTGCTCAGTGCCGAGGAGCTCGGGGAAGACAGCGATGTCATCGCAAACCTCGATGAAGACGGCGACGGACTCCTCTCTCAGTCCGAGCTCCAAAGCGGCTTGCAGGCCAAGATGGAGGAAGCACAATCTTCCTTTGAATCCGGCACGCAGCCCTCTGCAGAAAACAGGGAGTTCATGGAGCAGATGCAATCCCTGACCGGTATGACCACTGGCGAACCTGCACAGGCCAGCCAGACGTATGCCGCCGAACAGAGCGCCACGACAACAAGTGAAGAACTTGATCTGTCAAGCAGCAGTTATGATCAACTGCTCCTCGACGGACTCAACCTCACGATCTGACAAAGGGCCTCTCCCGGGGATGTTCGCTGACCATCCCCTCCTACTCTGTGAGAAGGAGTCAATCTCCCTGACCGCGCCCGAGGCGCGGTCAGTCAGGATTACCGGAGCGCTTGCATCCGACTGTCACAATAGGCACACTGGATGAAATGCTCTGATTCGAATAAGGATGTAATGCCCGGAAAACCGGACGACATGGCTCTCATTACTGAGATAATCAGTGGTGATACGAATGCCTTCAAGTTTCTGCTTGAAAGGTATGAAATACGTGTCGCCCGAATTGTAGCCGCCCATGTTCCACCGGAGCACGTAGCAGAAGTTTCACACGAGACGTTCATCAGAGCGTTCAAATCACTGCACGGCTACAGTCCGGTCAAACCGTTTCTCAACTGGTTGACAACTATTGCGACACGGAGTTGCCATGATTTTTGGCGGGATCATTACCGCAGAAAGGAATCATTGACGTGCGATCTGAGTCTTGACGGTCAGCGTTTCATGGAAACTGCTCTGGCAGAAGAATCGAAAGACAAATTCGACTCTCTCGTCAGGCAACGAGAAGCGCAAGAACTCCTTGCTCTGCTCCTCGATCAACTGGCACCCATGGACAGAATGGTGCTCACCCTGACCTATCTGGAAGAAAGGTCAACAAAGGAAACGGCTGCAATGCTTGATATCAGTGTACCTAATGTTAAGGTACGCTCATTTCGGGCCAAACGAAAACTCAAGAGCTTCTTGAAACGGAACGGCATCCAAGGAGGGGCGCATGACTCGTAACGGGAAGAGGACTATCCAGAATTTTCTCAGGGCTATTCACCGACAGACACCCAAGGGGACGCTGCCAGACACTTGGAGCAGCTGTGTTATGCGGGAAATAGCTCTCTCAGGTCGGTTCGACATCCATTCCACAGATCTGGAGCGTATGGCTCCCCGGTTTGCCATGGTTGCAGTCAGTCTTTCGGCCCTGCTCGTCATGACAGCCACATGGGCTCTACACTCTCTGCCGAGCACGCTTTACTCGGCATACAGTGCGCAGATGTTCAATTTTATCCCAGCCTCACTGGCAAGTATGTAAGGTGAGCATTCGCATGCAAAATTGGAAAGTATGGACCTCATTTCTGACAGTATTTGTCGCTGGAGCCATAGTCGGTATTATTGGCACCGGTATTTTTCTGAAATTCCACTTCACTCCGCCCAAAGACGCTTCCAGTTTCCGAGCCATGATGCGACATCATTTTCTGGAAGAGATAACGGATGAAGTGAATCCTGACCCGACTGCGATTCCCGCCATTACTACCATCATTGATGAATCGTTGGCAGAACTCGATCATGCCCGTCAAGACATGCATATCCGTCTCAAAGGAATTCTTAAAAAAGGCCGGGATAAGATAATGACTCATCTGACTCCTGAACAACAAGAAAGGTTTGACCGTCTGATCAGGGAACGGAAAGCTGGAAGAAAAGGTATGCTGAATTTTCTCCCACCGCCACCTCCGCCACCATTTGATTGATTTTTATCGACACAACACCGAGGAATCAGGGTTTGCCCCGGCAAGATAGAGCGCCACACCTTCAATCTTTTCTGGTGCCACTTGTGCTCCTTTGGCGACCATCTTCTCAACAGTAGATTTCCAGGCAGGGCCACTTTTAACGCCAAGATTGAGGCAAATACGCTTGGCTGAATGACATTTTGTGCATGTCTTTTCCACAAAAGTCCCCATGTCCGAGGCAAGCCCAAACCCGGCCAGAAAAAAGATGGAACAGAACAATGAAACAGCAATTTGGTAGCGAAATTTGACAAGATTCATTTGGATCTCCTTCTTTTCATACCCTCGAGCGCCACGCTTTCGGCACTTCGATCTATCTCTGCGAACACTTTCCATTGACTGGAGAAATTACTCCACCTCACTTTAAAAGTACAGTACTCACGGCTAACTGATAGGGTGAAACCCAACCCAAAAGATTCTTCCTTGTCCAGAAAGCGAAAAGTTGCTATCTCAAACACCCTTGATGAGTGGCAGGCTTCGGCAACTGATCCAGTTTCCCTAACCCGAGAAACTGCCTCGCAGTCTCCCCCCTCCTCAAAGGCAAGTCACTTCCACCCGGAAGCGTTTCGGCACCGGTGTGTCGCTTGGTCTTCAAAACCAATGTACGGCAGTGATGTCGTAGGCAGGTTCGACTCCTGTACGCTTCCGCCATTGTTAACAAAAATGCCGATCAGAAATGTTCGGCATTTTTTCTTTCCAGAGTTGCCCAACACTCTTCCCAACATCCGTCGAAGGTTTTCGATTCGAAACTTGTTGACAAAATGCACTTTGAGGGCCGATTGAAGACCTAGGTCGCAGGCAGTTTATGGAGGCTGCGACAAACTCGCCGAGAATGGACAGTCAGAAAATCAAAGAATCTGGCGTATCCATTTTCACCCCACTATACGATGGCTTTCTGACCATCGCCGTCTATCTGCTTGATGCACCACCGCATCACTTATTCTGCCTATATTGTTCAAATATTGAACACTCCGTCTGAATTACGCTTATAATTTCTGTACGCAATGATCTGGCAATACTCTACTGATTGATTCTTTTCGCAATGAGCGATGGAATCAAATTGTTGGGAATGAGCCCACCACGCTCAACGGCTTTTAAGGAGTAGCAATGTCTACACTTATAAACGAGAGCATGCAGCCAAGATTATTGGAAAAAGTGTTTCCTGGCTGTAAAAAGATAGAGGTTCTAGTCATAGTACCCCCGGCAAAGCCGGGGCTTGTAGCTTGTGAGCCACTCAAAGTGGCTTTAAGAACCGCCTAAAGGC comes from the Pseudodesulfovibrio piezophilus C1TLV30 genome and includes:
- a CDS encoding PEGA domain-containing protein encodes the protein MKPIFCIMAMTAFFLTGCQAARQTIPVSTNPSGAMVYADGAQICISPCSVKLERRSDHLITLLKDGYEQEDVTIVRRFKPDKALRDGIFTGVFKGGNSEEIGPQIAQEIAKEMDKQERSGEAYELRPTILTITLQPKIY
- a CDS encoding ATP-binding protein; amino-acid sequence: MSEEVKEISFDELGLTKTLEKMTAKELRTLCVKKLPMITGASGKDKDQLVQEIKAIFGIVEEEQVSPYKKQIAEIKQQIRTMRTEKLAMEDNAKRDRIRRQINKLKKRTRQLAKAV
- a CDS encoding DUF721 domain-containing protein, with product MARYFRHYSKKGRSNRMVSLTNALPRFLGKLDTTGSLDLIHLWRSWDDLMGEMASVARPLGHRKKKLILAAEDPMVMQEAQFLAPMILEIVNGFLGQEVFDKVVFELLNGRVPLDGEFSVEAPPLPKEPTKPKKLGGLNKDLDPESPLGRCYRAYQRMFEEI
- a CDS encoding RNA polymerase sigma factor, whose translation is MPGKPDDMALITEIISGDTNAFKFLLERYEIRVARIVAAHVPPEHVAEVSHETFIRAFKSLHGYSPVKPFLNWLTTIATRSCHDFWRDHYRRKESLTCDLSLDGQRFMETALAEESKDKFDSLVRQREAQELLALLLDQLAPMDRMVLTLTYLEERSTKETAAMLDISVPNVKVRSFRAKRKLKSFLKRNGIQGGAHDS
- a CDS encoding NAD-dependent succinate-semialdehyde dehydrogenase, with translation MTIRSLNPATEEVLETYDAYSLEQTNAILDDVATAWESWRTTSFSYRAACLKRAAQKLRSQASELAVIMAREMGKPIRQGEGEVGKCAAVLDFYAEEAEGMLAPERVEGVGRKACVTFEPMGTVLTVMPWNFPLWQVFRIAAPSLMAGNTMVLKHASNVPQCALAIERIFKEAELPENIFRTLLIGARQVESVLDHPSVFAVSLTGSEPAGRKVASAAGARLKKSVMELGGSDPFILLPDADMDEAVRVATLSRCGNTGQTCIAAKRFIVFEEVYETFVSRLSESMSKLVIGDPLESATDMGPMSSGTLREELQEQVDRCVESGGVLRLGGALPKGPGFYYPPTIITDLPPDASVAREELFGPVALVFKVSSVDEALALANDTPFGLGGSVWTGDEEKGVEIAGRIRTGCVFVNGLVRSDVHLPFGGTGSSGYGRELGVWGIREFVNIKPVCIG
- a CDS encoding putative quinol monooxygenase, which gives rise to MGLIFVSATVVAKDGMEQELEKALKAVIPAVREEEGCLRYDLHRSEYGSVFLFYEIWESPTHLAAHGGTPHMQAMRDATADLVVGVADVNTWEEVDVVK